The proteins below come from a single Rhizobium sp. BT04 genomic window:
- a CDS encoding DUF4167 domain-containing protein, translating into MRPGQQNKRGRGRGNNNNNGGGGGNNNNNNFNRKGGNPLTRTYDSSGPDVKIRGTAQHIAEKYAQLARDAQSSGDRVIAENYLQHAEHYNRIIASAQAQMQERFQRDDRGEYNDAADRDGDDIDNNDNDGDDVVIVQPPQNRQHQSRPQPESRSQPAPAPAPAVPQAEVIDGTGPQPEIEGIPAEVAMDEEGSGGQPRERQPRRRATGSRPRRPRRGAEGEAAEGEGASGEAPVLADAASE; encoded by the coding sequence ATGAGGCCAGGACAGCAGAACAAGCGCGGTCGAGGGCGTGGTAACAATAATAACAACGGCGGCGGCGGCGGAAATAACAATAACAACAATTTCAACCGCAAGGGCGGCAATCCGCTGACCCGAACCTATGACAGCTCCGGCCCCGATGTGAAGATTCGCGGCACTGCCCAACATATCGCCGAAAAATACGCGCAGCTCGCCCGCGACGCTCAAAGCTCCGGCGACCGCGTGATTGCCGAGAATTATCTCCAGCACGCCGAACACTACAATCGGATCATTGCCAGCGCCCAGGCGCAGATGCAGGAACGTTTCCAGCGCGACGATCGCGGCGAATACAATGACGCCGCGGACCGCGACGGCGACGACATCGATAACAACGACAATGACGGTGATGATGTCGTCATCGTCCAGCCGCCGCAGAACAGGCAGCATCAGTCGCGGCCGCAGCCCGAGTCCCGGTCCCAGCCGGCTCCCGCTCCCGCGCCGGCGGTGCCCCAGGCCGAGGTCATCGACGGAACCGGCCCGCAACCGGAGATCGAAGGCATTCCGGCCGAAGTCGCCATGGACGAGGAAGGCTCGGGCGGTCAGCCGCGCGAGCGCCAGCCCCGCCGTCGCGCCACCGGCAGCCGTCCCCGTCGCCCGCGCCGCGGCGCAGAAGGCGAAGCAGCTGAAGGCGAGGGTGCCTCTGGCGAGGCGCCTGTACTGGCTGACGCTGCATCGGAATGA
- the prfA gene encoding peptide chain release factor 1: MAKLPVEKMRELERRFGEIEARMSAGPAADVYVKLASEYSELQPVVTKIRAYEKAIAELADLETLLEDKSVDREMRGLAELELPEVKGQIEALEQEMQILLLPKDAADERSAILEIRAGTGGSEAALFAGDLFRMYERFAAEKGWKAEVLSASEGEAGGYKEIIATITGRGVFAKLKFESGVHRVQRVPETEAGGRIHTSAATVAVLPEAEEIDIEIRPEDIRIDTMRSSGAGGQHVNTTDSAVRITHLPSGIVVTSSEKSQHQNRAKAMQVLRSRLYDAERQRADSERSADRKSQVGSGDRSERIRTYNFPQGRVTDHRINLTLYKLDRMMEGEIEEVVDALMADYQASQLAQLGEQQ; the protein is encoded by the coding sequence GTGGCGAAGCTTCCCGTTGAAAAGATGCGCGAGCTGGAACGCCGTTTCGGCGAGATCGAGGCGCGCATGTCGGCAGGTCCTGCCGCCGATGTCTATGTGAAGCTCGCGTCCGAATATTCCGAGCTGCAGCCCGTGGTGACGAAGATCCGCGCCTATGAGAAGGCGATTGCCGAGCTTGCCGATCTCGAAACCCTGCTCGAAGACAAGTCGGTCGACCGCGAGATGCGCGGCCTTGCGGAGCTGGAACTGCCCGAGGTGAAGGGGCAAATCGAGGCGCTCGAGCAGGAGATGCAGATCCTGCTTCTGCCGAAGGACGCGGCAGACGAAAGGAGCGCGATTCTCGAAATCCGCGCCGGCACGGGCGGGTCGGAAGCCGCCCTTTTTGCCGGCGATCTGTTTCGCATGTATGAGCGGTTTGCAGCGGAGAAGGGCTGGAAGGCGGAGGTGCTGTCGGCGAGCGAGGGTGAAGCCGGCGGCTACAAGGAAATCATCGCGACGATCACCGGCAGGGGCGTCTTCGCCAAGCTGAAATTTGAATCCGGCGTGCATCGCGTGCAGCGTGTGCCGGAAACCGAGGCGGGCGGGCGCATCCATACGTCGGCCGCAACGGTGGCCGTGCTGCCGGAGGCCGAGGAGATCGACATCGAGATCCGGCCGGAGGATATCCGTATCGACACGATGCGCTCTTCGGGCGCGGGCGGCCAGCATGTCAATACGACGGACTCGGCGGTGCGCATCACCCACTTGCCGAGCGGCATCGTCGTCACCAGCTCGGAAAAATCACAGCACCAGAACCGCGCCAAGGCGATGCAGGTGCTGCGCTCCAGGCTCTATGATGCCGAGCGGCAGAGGGCCGACAGCGAGCGTTCGGCCGACCGCAAGAGCCAGGTCGGCTCCGGCGACCGCTCTGAACGTATCCGAACCTATAATTTCCCGCAGGGGCGGGTGACCGACCATCGCATCAATCTGACGCTCTATAAACTCGACCGGATGATGGAAGGCGAGATCGAGGAGGTCGTCGATGCGTTGATGGCCGATTACCAGGCAAGCCAGCTGGCGCAGCTCGGCGAGCAACAATGA
- the prmC gene encoding peptide chain release factor N(5)-glutamine methyltransferase, which produces MSSTVADTLAEARRRFTEAGIVDPATDARLLVAGLLKLSPTELLTRSAARLSSEQAEAIYKAVERRLGHEPVHRILGEREFYGLPLRLSEETLEPRPDTEILVDTVLAYLKDLAKAQDDLHILDIGTGTGAICLALLSECPEASGIGSDISADALQTARSNAERNGLQDRFEAIQSRWFESIQGSFHVIVSNPPYIASNVIHDLAPEVMKFDPVAALDGGPDGLDAYKAIAKDAARFMRPDGVLGLEIGYDQRNDVTAIFEAKGFKCLKSVKDYGQNDRVLVFALV; this is translated from the coding sequence ATGAGCTCGACGGTCGCCGACACGCTTGCCGAAGCGCGCCGCCGCTTCACCGAAGCAGGTATCGTCGATCCGGCGACCGACGCGCGTCTGCTTGTTGCAGGTCTTCTGAAACTGTCGCCGACCGAGCTGTTGACGCGATCGGCGGCGCGGCTTTCTTCCGAGCAGGCCGAGGCGATTTACAAGGCGGTGGAACGGCGGCTCGGCCACGAGCCGGTGCATCGCATTCTCGGGGAGCGGGAATTCTATGGGCTTCCGTTGCGGCTCTCGGAGGAAACGCTGGAACCGCGGCCGGATACGGAAATCCTGGTCGATACGGTGCTTGCCTATCTCAAGGACCTTGCAAAGGCGCAAGACGATCTCCATATTCTTGATATAGGAACCGGGACCGGGGCGATATGCCTTGCGCTTTTGAGCGAGTGTCCGGAGGCGTCAGGTATCGGCAGCGACATATCGGCGGATGCACTTCAGACGGCAAGATCGAATGCAGAAAGAAACGGATTACAGGATCGTTTTGAGGCCATACAATCGAGATGGTTCGAGAGCATCCAGGGTTCCTTTCACGTGATTGTCTCAAATCCGCCCTATATTGCTTCCAATGTCATTCACGATCTCGCTCCCGAAGTGATGAAATTTGATCCGGTTGCGGCTCTGGATGGCGGCCCGGATGGGCTTGACGCCTATAAAGCCATAGCCAAGGATGCGGCAAGGTTCATGAGGCCCGATGGGGTTCTCGGACTGGAAATCGGCTACGATCAGCGAAACGATGTGACGGCGATCTTCGAAGCGAAAGGCTTCAAGTGCCTCAAATCCGTAAAAGATTATGGTCAGAACGACAGGGTGCTCGTGTTCGCGCTCGTGTGA